In Vigna angularis cultivar LongXiaoDou No.4 chromosome 8, ASM1680809v1, whole genome shotgun sequence, one DNA window encodes the following:
- the LOC108344913 gene encoding protease Do-like 8, chloroplastic isoform X3: protein MQVLSACNLWSVGVPTRTRKRRSCVLGRREICFDGMSSVCSHSQHFPNDAVTPTSGSTIRVQDKTLDFDEMVKNLVLSPTRRVLVASLTMFSCLCSSRYMSALALGDPSVTLEEVTPPVFSSGPLFPIEDRIVQLFERNTYSVVNIFDVTLRPQLNITGVVEIPEGNGSGVVWDEEGHIVTNYHVVGNALSKNPKAGEVVARVNILAWLQKNFEGVLIGADRLKDLAVLKVDAPKDILRPIKVGQSSSLKVGQQCLAIGNPFGFDHTLTVGVISGLNRDIFSQTGVTIGGGVQTDAAKNPGNSGGPLLNSKGSLIGINTAIFTQTGTSAGVGFAIPSSTVLRIVPQLIQFGKSWYKCGYCTGLNCKPT from the exons ATGCAAGTTCTATCAGCCTGCAATTTGTGGTCAGTGGGTGTTCCAACCCgcacaagaaaaagaagaagttgtGTCCTCGGCCGCCGTGAGATTTGCTTTGATGGAATGTCCTCTGTCTGCTCTCACTCTCAACACTTCCCAAACGACGCCGTTACACCCACCAG CGGCAGCACTATTCGAGTTCAAGATAAAACTTTGGATTTTGATGAAATGGTGAAGAATCTTGTTCTATCTCCAACACGACGTGTGTTAGTGGCGAGTTTAACTATGTTTTCCTGTTTATGTTCTTCAAGGTACATGTCAG CCCTAGCATTGGGAGATCCATCAGTAACACTTGAAGAAGTAACCCCTCCTGTGTTTTCTTCTGGGCCACTCTTTCCCATAGAG GATCGAATTGTCCAGCTATTTGAAAGAAACACATATTCTGTTGTTAACATTTTTGATGTGACACTACGTCCTCAGCTTAATATAACTGGTGTGGTTGAG ATTCCTGAAGGAAATGGTTCTGGAGTAGTGTGGGATGAGGAGGGCCACATTGTGACAAATTATCATG TAGTTGGCAATGCCCTTTCAAAAAACCCAAAGGCTGGTGAGGTGGTTGCCCGAGTTAATATTCTAGCATG GTTACAAAAGAATTTTGAAGGTGTACTCATTGGAGCTGACCGTTTAAAGGATCTCGCTGTCTTGAAG GTAGATGCCCCTAAAGATATTTTAAGGCCTATCAAGGTGGGGCAATCATCTTCTCTAAAAGTTGGGCAGCAATGTTTGGCAATTGGAAATCCATTTGGTTTTGATCACACCCTCACAGTTGGGGTTATTAGTGGACTTAACCGAGATATCTTTAGTCAAACTGGGGTAACAATTGGTGGTGGTGTTCAAACTGATGCTGCAAAAAATCCTGGGAACAG CGGAGGCCCCCTTCTCAATTCGAAAGGAAGCTTAATTGGGATTAATACTGCAATATTTACTCAGACAG GAACATCAGCTGGTGTAGGATTTGCGATCCCATCTTCAACTGTATTGCGAATTGTTCCTCAACTCATTCAGTTTGGAAAA AGCTGGTATAAATGTGGATATTGCACCGGACTTAATTGCAAACCAACTTAA
- the LOC108344913 gene encoding protease Do-like 8, chloroplastic isoform X1 produces the protein MQVLSACNLWSVGVPTRTRKRRSCVLGRREICFDGMSSVCSHSQHFPNDAVTPTSGSTIRVQDKTLDFDEMVKNLVLSPTRRVLVASLTMFSCLCSSRYMSALALGDPSVTLEEVTPPVFSSGPLFPIEDRIVQLFERNTYSVVNIFDVTLRPQLNITGVVEIPEGNGSGVVWDEEGHIVTNYHVVGNALSKNPKAGEVVARVNILAWLQKNFEGVLIGADRLKDLAVLKVDAPKDILRPIKVGQSSSLKVGQQCLAIGNPFGFDHTLTVGVISGLNRDIFSQTGVTIGGGVQTDAAKNPGNSGGPLLNSKGSLIGINTAIFTQTGTSAGVGFAIPSSTVLRIVPQLIQFGKVVRAGINVDIAPDLIANQLNVRNGALVLLVPANSLAAKAGLNPTTRGFAGNIVLGDIIVAVDNKPVKSKAELLKALDEYNVGDKVVLMVQRGSEKLELPVVLEEQSS, from the exons ATGCAAGTTCTATCAGCCTGCAATTTGTGGTCAGTGGGTGTTCCAACCCgcacaagaaaaagaagaagttgtGTCCTCGGCCGCCGTGAGATTTGCTTTGATGGAATGTCCTCTGTCTGCTCTCACTCTCAACACTTCCCAAACGACGCCGTTACACCCACCAG CGGCAGCACTATTCGAGTTCAAGATAAAACTTTGGATTTTGATGAAATGGTGAAGAATCTTGTTCTATCTCCAACACGACGTGTGTTAGTGGCGAGTTTAACTATGTTTTCCTGTTTATGTTCTTCAAGGTACATGTCAG CCCTAGCATTGGGAGATCCATCAGTAACACTTGAAGAAGTAACCCCTCCTGTGTTTTCTTCTGGGCCACTCTTTCCCATAGAG GATCGAATTGTCCAGCTATTTGAAAGAAACACATATTCTGTTGTTAACATTTTTGATGTGACACTACGTCCTCAGCTTAATATAACTGGTGTGGTTGAG ATTCCTGAAGGAAATGGTTCTGGAGTAGTGTGGGATGAGGAGGGCCACATTGTGACAAATTATCATG TAGTTGGCAATGCCCTTTCAAAAAACCCAAAGGCTGGTGAGGTGGTTGCCCGAGTTAATATTCTAGCATG GTTACAAAAGAATTTTGAAGGTGTACTCATTGGAGCTGACCGTTTAAAGGATCTCGCTGTCTTGAAG GTAGATGCCCCTAAAGATATTTTAAGGCCTATCAAGGTGGGGCAATCATCTTCTCTAAAAGTTGGGCAGCAATGTTTGGCAATTGGAAATCCATTTGGTTTTGATCACACCCTCACAGTTGGGGTTATTAGTGGACTTAACCGAGATATCTTTAGTCAAACTGGGGTAACAATTGGTGGTGGTGTTCAAACTGATGCTGCAAAAAATCCTGGGAACAG CGGAGGCCCCCTTCTCAATTCGAAAGGAAGCTTAATTGGGATTAATACTGCAATATTTACTCAGACAG GAACATCAGCTGGTGTAGGATTTGCGATCCCATCTTCAACTGTATTGCGAATTGTTCCTCAACTCATTCAGTTTGGAAAA GTTGTTAGAGCTGGTATAAATGTGGATATTGCACCGGACTTAATTGCAAACCAACTTAATGTTCGAAATGGAGCTCTTGTTCTTCTG GTTCCTGCAAATAGTCTTGCTGCCAAAGCTGGTTTAAATCCCACCACAAGGGGATTTGCTGGAAATATAGTCCTTGGAGATATCATTGTCGCAGTTGACAATAAGCCT GTGAAGAGCAAAGCAGAGTTGTTGAAAGCATTGGATGAGTATAATGTAGGAGATAAAGTGGTGTTGATGGTTCAGAGGGGCAGTGAAAAGTTGGAGCTGCCTGTGGTACTTGAGGAACAAAGTTCTTGA
- the LOC108344913 gene encoding protease Do-like 8, chloroplastic isoform X2: MQVLSACNLWSVGVPTRTRKRRSCVLGRREICFDGMSSVCSHSQHFPNDAVTPTSGSTIRVQDKTLDFDEMVKNLVLSPTRRVLVASLTMFSCLCSSRYMSALALGDPSVTLEEVTPPVFSSGPLFPIEDRIVQLFERNTYSVVNIFDVTLRPQLNITGVVEIPEGNGSGVVWDEEGHIVTNYHVVGNALSKNPKAGEVVARVNILAWLQKNFEGVLIGADRLKDLAVLKVDAPKDILRPIKVGQSSSLKVGQQCLAIGNPFGFDHTLTVGVISGLNRDIFSQTGVTIGGGVQTDAAKNPGNSGGPLLNSKGSLIGINTAIFTQTGTSAGVGFAIPSSTVLRIVPQLIQFGKVPANSLAAKAGLNPTTRGFAGNIVLGDIIVAVDNKPVKSKAELLKALDEYNVGDKVVLMVQRGSEKLELPVVLEEQSS; encoded by the exons ATGCAAGTTCTATCAGCCTGCAATTTGTGGTCAGTGGGTGTTCCAACCCgcacaagaaaaagaagaagttgtGTCCTCGGCCGCCGTGAGATTTGCTTTGATGGAATGTCCTCTGTCTGCTCTCACTCTCAACACTTCCCAAACGACGCCGTTACACCCACCAG CGGCAGCACTATTCGAGTTCAAGATAAAACTTTGGATTTTGATGAAATGGTGAAGAATCTTGTTCTATCTCCAACACGACGTGTGTTAGTGGCGAGTTTAACTATGTTTTCCTGTTTATGTTCTTCAAGGTACATGTCAG CCCTAGCATTGGGAGATCCATCAGTAACACTTGAAGAAGTAACCCCTCCTGTGTTTTCTTCTGGGCCACTCTTTCCCATAGAG GATCGAATTGTCCAGCTATTTGAAAGAAACACATATTCTGTTGTTAACATTTTTGATGTGACACTACGTCCTCAGCTTAATATAACTGGTGTGGTTGAG ATTCCTGAAGGAAATGGTTCTGGAGTAGTGTGGGATGAGGAGGGCCACATTGTGACAAATTATCATG TAGTTGGCAATGCCCTTTCAAAAAACCCAAAGGCTGGTGAGGTGGTTGCCCGAGTTAATATTCTAGCATG GTTACAAAAGAATTTTGAAGGTGTACTCATTGGAGCTGACCGTTTAAAGGATCTCGCTGTCTTGAAG GTAGATGCCCCTAAAGATATTTTAAGGCCTATCAAGGTGGGGCAATCATCTTCTCTAAAAGTTGGGCAGCAATGTTTGGCAATTGGAAATCCATTTGGTTTTGATCACACCCTCACAGTTGGGGTTATTAGTGGACTTAACCGAGATATCTTTAGTCAAACTGGGGTAACAATTGGTGGTGGTGTTCAAACTGATGCTGCAAAAAATCCTGGGAACAG CGGAGGCCCCCTTCTCAATTCGAAAGGAAGCTTAATTGGGATTAATACTGCAATATTTACTCAGACAG GAACATCAGCTGGTGTAGGATTTGCGATCCCATCTTCAACTGTATTGCGAATTGTTCCTCAACTCATTCAGTTTGGAAAA GTTCCTGCAAATAGTCTTGCTGCCAAAGCTGGTTTAAATCCCACCACAAGGGGATTTGCTGGAAATATAGTCCTTGGAGATATCATTGTCGCAGTTGACAATAAGCCT GTGAAGAGCAAAGCAGAGTTGTTGAAAGCATTGGATGAGTATAATGTAGGAGATAAAGTGGTGTTGATGGTTCAGAGGGGCAGTGAAAAGTTGGAGCTGCCTGTGGTACTTGAGGAACAAAGTTCTTGA